In a single window of the Prevotella melaninogenica genome:
- a CDS encoding CDP-alcohol phosphatidyltransferase family protein: MISVYSIKPQFQRVLTPILELLHRAKVTANQITLWACVLSLVIGILFWFAGDVGTWLYLCLPVGLLIRMALNALDGMMARRYNQITRKGELLNEVGDVVSDTIIYFPLLKYHPESLYFIVAFIALSIINEYAGVMGKVLSAERRYDGPMGKSDRAFVLGLYGVVCLFGINLSGYSVYIFGVIDLLLVLSTWIRIKKTLKVTRNSQMPE; the protein is encoded by the coding sequence ATGATATCTGTCTATTCCATCAAACCGCAGTTTCAACGGGTGTTAACGCCTATTTTAGAGTTGTTGCATCGTGCAAAAGTTACTGCCAACCAAATCACCTTGTGGGCTTGTGTCCTCTCACTTGTCATCGGCATTTTGTTTTGGTTTGCGGGCGATGTGGGTACATGGCTCTACCTTTGCCTGCCTGTGGGACTGCTGATACGTATGGCCCTGAATGCCTTAGACGGCATGATGGCTCGTCGTTACAATCAAATAACCCGAAAGGGAGAGCTGTTAAACGAAGTGGGTGATGTCGTTTCGGACACCATTATTTATTTTCCGCTGTTGAAGTATCATCCCGAAAGTCTTTATTTTATTGTGGCTTTCATTGCCCTCAGCATTATTAATGAATACGCAGGAGTGATGGGAAAGGTGCTGTCGGCAGAACGACGGTATGATGGTCCGATGGGCAAGAGCGACCGTGCTTTCGTTCTCGGCCTCTACGGGGTGGTCTGTTTGTTTGGTATAAACCTTTCAGGATATTCCGTTTACATCTTTGGGGTTATCGATTTGTTGCTTGTACTCAGCACGTGGATTAGGATAAAGAAGACGTTAAAAGTAACCAGGAATTCGCAAATGCCTGAGTAA